The following coding sequences are from one Ursus arctos isolate Adak ecotype North America unplaced genomic scaffold, UrsArc2.0 scaffold_23, whole genome shotgun sequence window:
- the MRPL16 gene encoding 39S ribosomal protein L16, mitochondrial, whose protein sequence is MWRLLARAGTPLLRARPSDSWAAPPASAGLKMLLPVPTFEDVSIPEKPKLRFVERVPLVPKVRREPKNLRDIRGPSTEATEFTEGSFAILALGGGYLHWGHFEMMRLTINRSMDPKNMFALWRVPAPFKPITRKGMGHRMGGGKGAIDHYVTPVKAGRLIVEVGGRCEFKEVQGFLDQVAHKLPFPAKAVSRETLEKMRKDQEEREQNNQNPWTFERIATANMLGIRKVLSPYDLTQKGRYWGKFYMPERV, encoded by the exons ATGTGGCGGCTGCTGGCTCGAGCCGGGACGCCGCTCTTGCGAGCGCGGCCGTCAG ATTCTTGGGCCGCCCCGCCCGCCAGTGCTGGCCTGAAGATGCTGCTCCCGGTGCCGACTTTTGAGG ATGTTTCCATTCCTGAAAAGCCCAAGCTTAGATTTGTTGAAAGGGTACCACTTGTGCCAAAAGTGAGAAGAGAACCTAAGAACTTGAGGGACATCCGGGGACCTTCTACTGAAGCTACCGAGTTCACAGAAGGCAGTTTTGCAATCTTG GCACTGGGTGGCGGTTACCTCCATTGGGGCCATTTTGAAATGATGCGCCTGACAATCAACCGCTCTATGGACCCCAAGAACATGTTTGCTTTATGGAGAGTACCAGCCCCTTTCAAGCCCATCACCCGCAAGGGTATGGGACACCGCATGGGGGGAGGCAAAGGTGCCATTGATCACTACGTGACTCCCGTGAAGGCTGGCCGTCTCATAGTAGAGGTGGGTGGGCGTTGTGAATTCAAAGAGGTACAAGGTTTCCTCGACCAGGTTGCCCACAAGCTGCCCTTCCCAGCAAAGGCCGTGAGCCGTGAGACTCTAGAGAAGATGCGGAAAGATCAAGAGGAACGGGAACAGAACAACCAAAACCCCTGGACCTTTGAGCGCATAGCCACTGCCAACATGCTGGGGATCCGGAAAGTCCTGAGCCCATATGACTTGACGCAGAAGGGGCGGTACTGGGGCAAGTTCTACATGCCTGAACGTGTGTAG
- the STX3 gene encoding syntaxin-3 isoform X1, translating into MDEFFAEIEETRQNIDKISEHVEEAKKLYSIILSAPIPEPKTKDDLEQLTTEIKKRANNVRNKLKSMERHIEEDEVRSSADLRIRKSQHSVLSRKFVEVMTKYNEAQVDFRERSKGRIQRQLEITGKKTTDEELEEMLESGNPAIFTSGIIDSQISKQALSEIEGRHKDIVRLESSIKELHDMFMDIAMLVENQGEMLDNIELNVMHTVDHVEKAREETKRAVKYQGQARKNSISLQPGVATLVFRWEPSLNGLPERECDLFLCFLVTVLGPDPANSLAPEEANLPDAALSSPQNLLLPHQL; encoded by the exons ATTGAGGAAACTCGGCAAAACATCGACAAGATCTCAGAGCAcgtggaagaggcaaagaaactCTACAGTATCATCCTGTCCGCGCCCATTCCAGAGCCAA AAACCAAGGACGACCTAGAGCAGCTCACGACCGAGATCAAGAAAAGGGCCAACAACGTCCGGAACAAACTAAAGA GTATGGAGAGGCACATCGAGGAGGATGAGGTCCGGTCGTCGGCAGACCTTCGGATTCGGAAATCCCAG CACTCCGTCCTGTCCCGGAAGTTCGTGGAGGTGATGACCAAATACAACGAGGCTCAGGTGGACTTCCGCGAACGCAGTAAAGGGCGAATCCAGCGGCAGCTCGAAATCA CCGGCAAAAAGACCACCGATGAGGAGCTGGAGGAGATGCTGGAGAGTGGGAACCCTGCCATCTTCACTTCTGGG ATCATTGACTCTCAGATTTCCAAGCAAGCGCTCAGTGAGATCGAGGGGCGGCACAAGGACATTGTGCGGCTGGAGAGCAGCATCAAGGAGCTTCATGACATGTTTATGGACATCGCCATGCTGGTGGAGAATCAG GGTGAGATGCTAGATAACATAGAGCTGAATGTCATGCACACAGTGGACCATGTGGAGAAGGCCCGGGAAGAAACTAAAAGAGCCGTGAAGTACCAGGGTCAGGCCCGGAAG AACTCGATTTCACTCCAGCCTGGTGTGGCCACCCTTGTCTTCAGATGGGAACCGAGTTTGAATGGCCTTCCTGAGAGAGAGTGCGACCTGTTCCTTTGTTTCCTTGTAACCGTCCTTGGACCTGACCCAGCAAACAGTTTAGCCCCGGAGGAAGCTAATCTACCCGATGCAGCCCTGAGTTCTCCTCAAAACCTTCTCCTGCCCCACCAGCTCTGA